From a region of the Coffea arabica cultivar ET-39 chromosome 3e, Coffea Arabica ET-39 HiFi, whole genome shotgun sequence genome:
- the LOC113734226 gene encoding uncharacterized protein — translation MDVFNQTMRDMFRSQTVLETFVDVLLCLVPIWLAVMIGLFIGWSWRPRWTGLLFLGLRSKFRFAWTVPAGFGARQLWFAFTAFSVFSLTRKLLSKLHGRIRKDFSLASAQVEQPAVDSPSLSAQTVEARSSSDDIRPTTGTLETDKNVVTENDLAHLLHLLDGKDGEMAWQSMMERSTPNLAYRAWRYEAETGPVVFRSKTVFEDATPDLVRDFFWDDEFRLKWDPMILSVEILEECPLNGTMIVRWTKKFPFFCSDREYIIGRRIWEAGGTYYCVTKGVPHPAVPRRDRPRRVDLYFSSWIIKPVQSLKGDGQLSACEVMLVHYEDMGIPRDVAKLGVRHGMWGTVKKLHAGLRAYQIARRSEESPSRCALMARITTRISSDEGAYALLEPNRKEEEKANRRDIQCHKNDGGIDWRWVAIGGAAVAVGLHTGFIGKVLLVAAGQRAGKRRGN, via the exons atgGACGTTTTCAACCAAACAATGAGGGATATGTTCAGGTCACAGACGGTATTGGAAACGTTCGTCGACGTTTTACTCTGCCTCGTTCCGATTTGGCTCGCGGTAATGATCGGACTCTTTATCGGCTGGTCGTGGAGGCCTAGGTGGACCGGACTGCTATTTCTCGGACTCCGGTCTAAGTTCCGGTTCGCTTGGACCGTTCCTGCGGGTTTTGGCGCTCGCCAGCTTTGGTTCGCCTTCACCGCCTTCTCCGTGTTCTCGCTTACTCGTAAACTCTTGTCTAAGCTCCATGGCAGGATTAGGAAGGACTTCTCTTTGGCTTCGGCTCAGGTAGAGCAGCCGGCTGTGGATTCTCCATCGCTTTCGGCTCAGACTGTTGAGGCTAGATCTAGCAGTGATGATATCAG GCCAACCACTGGAACACTTGAGACAGACAAGAATGTTGTCACGGAGAATGATTTGGCACACTTGCTACATCTTCTTGATGGAAAAGATGGAGAGATGGCTTGGCAGAGTATGATGGAGCGCTCCACTCCAAACTTAGCATACCGAGCTTGGCGCTACGAGGCTGAG ACTGGCCCTGTAGTGTTTAGAAGCAAAACTGTCTTTGAAGATGCAACTCCTGATTTAGTCAGAGATTTCTTCTGGGATGATGAGTTCCGTCTTAAATGGGATCCCATGATTTTGTCTGTCGAAATCTTGGAGGAGTGCCCCCTTAATGGGACCATGATAGTACGCTGGACTAAAAAG TTTCCCTTTTTTTGCAGTGACAGAGaatatattattggaagaaggATATGGGAAGCTGGGGGAACATACTATTGTGTAACCAAG GGAGTACCGCATCCGGCTGTGCCTAGAAGAGACAGACCTAGGCGTGTTGATTTATACTTTTCCAGCTGGATTATTAAGCCTG TGCAATCACTTAAAGGGGATGGCCAGTTGTCTGCATGTGAGGTGATGCTAGTCCACTATGAAGATATGGGGATCCCCAGGGACGTGGCTAAACTTGGTGTACGTCATGGGATGTGGGGAACTGTTAAGAAATTGCATGCTGGCTTAAGAGCATACCAGATCGCGAGGAGGTCAGAAGAATCACCATCCAGGTGTGCTCTGATGGCAAGGATCACCACAAGAATTTCTTCTGATGAGGGCGCTTACGCCTTATTAGAGCCAAATcgcaaggaagaagaaaaagctaACAGAAGGGACATCCAGTGCCACAAGAATGACGGTGGAATTGATTGGAGATGGGTAGCTATCGGTGGAGCTGCAGTGGCTGTTGGACTTCACACAGGCTTTATTGGAAAGGTTCTGTTAGTTGCAGCAGGGCAAAGAGCTGGCAAGAGGAGAGGAAATTAG
- the LOC140003817 gene encoding protein WVD2-like 3 isoform X1 — MEVVCLSSPMGMEVTEICMDKEPDSVVTYSSGTPTEENDVTTNPHHVMEACGLVNGDVQSNVIEEKAEVNEYDVKECTSEKSVVSTVCHIKNVEQAVLVPKCETGEPEELKSESPEVKDDSKKTKVPAKSKTKSPSGNCKTKCTIPQPFALATAKRASFGARPVGTETDNGVATKTSKISAAVHKSGTRLIQPVSPAAQRKPLQPNNKKHPGEEDSFSVASSVLASTRKSRTTNASAPVFRCTERAERRKEFYTKLEEKHQALEAKKIQWEERTKEEKEAAIKQFRKSLLFKASPMPSFYHEGPPPKAELKKQPPTRAKSPKLGRRKSCSEAVALEKRIASLNIYRDDATISSIRRKDRVNIQIPITTQISNDEHEPGQVDEPFASKFIGRMNMGICFPS; from the exons ATGGAAGTGGTCTGTTTAAGCAGTCCAATGGGCATGGAAGTTACTGAGATCTGTATGGACAAGGAACCAGATTCTGTGGTGACATACTCAAGTGGTACTCCCACCGAGGAAAATGATGTGACCACCAACCCTCATCATGTTATGGAGGCATGTGGACTTGTCAATGGGGATGTTCAGTCCAATGTTATAGAAGAGAAAGCTGAAGTGAATGAGTATGACGTGAAGGAATGCACCAGTGAAAAGTCAGTTGTATCTACAGTCTGTCACATTAAGAATGTTGAGCAAGCTGTACTAGTCCCAAAATGTGAGACTGGGGAACCTGAGGAGCTGAAATCCGAAAGCCCTGAAGTAAAAGATGATAGTAAGAAGACAAAAGTTCCAGCGAAATCTAAGACAAAGTCTCCTTCTGGAAACTGTAAAACCAAATGCACTATTCCACAGCCATTTGCATTGGCGACTGCAAAGCGTGCTTCATTTGGAGCTCGTCCGGTTGGAACTGAAACTGACAATGGTGTTGCTACTAAAACATCAAAGATTAGCGCTGCCGTGCATAAAAGTGGTACAAGGCTGATTCAG CCAGTCTCACCTGCAGCTCAAAGAAAGCCATTGCAGCCCAATAATAAGAAGCACCCTGGTGAAGAAGACTCATTTTCTGTTGCTTCTTC CGTTTTGGCATCAACAAGAAAGTCCAGGACTACTAATGCATCAGCCCCTGTGTTCAGATGTACTGAACGGGCAGAGAGGAGGAAGGAA TTTTACACAAAATTAGAAGAGAAACATCAAGCACTTGAAGCTAAGAAGATTCAGTGGGAGGAGAGGACAAAG GAAGAGAAAGAAGCAGCTATCAAACAATTCAGAAAAAGTTTGTTATTTAAGGCAAGCCCAATGCCAAGTTTCTACCATGAGGGTCCACCTCCCAAGGCTGAACTGAAAAAG CAACCTCCAACTCGTGCAAAATCACCAAAGTTGGGTAGAAGAAAGAGCTGCAGTGAAGCAGTTGCTCTTGAAAAGAGGATAGCTAGCCTCAATATTTACAGAGATGATGCCACCATTTCTTCCATAAGAAGGAAAGATCGTGTCAATATCCAGATTCCTATCACCACTCAGATATCCAATGATGAGCATGAACCAGGACAAGTTGATGAACCATTTGCATCTAAATTTATTGGCAGGATGAATATGGGCATCTGTTTTCCATCCTAG
- the LOC140003818 gene encoding calcium-transporting ATPase 12, plasma membrane-type-like isoform X1, with the protein MQVLLETMSGNSDESTISTVMDIEPARFANFDPSSITTLVRTRNRRLLQDLGGLDAIIRALETDTENGIRGDSRDIDARRNIFSSNSNQLQERNLVKCFCVCAVKAIKDPLIIIVVVFTVLSLGFGIKKDGLEWIWPEGVIKLLAIFTVVIVSAGTNFWPITQCHDSSGTSSYTPQVDVVRAGEWTKIPISSVVVGDIVFLKPGDQVPGDALFIDGSSLHLENLINVNGRSECVEVGHENKNPFLFSGSMVVDGYARIVVTADGKNKRNHQQVIWMEGKHADELLNLTTVVGKLGQAVAFATFFLFLCRFFAGNVYHDDKKGNKALLGDEKVEIWDHLLAFVGILAAPALIALTSGLEGLVLAVKITLAYSLRKLMHAKVLVRKPSLCHSVASVDTICLNKTGTLTAYFAEVKKFWLGLSSIEEAPHNLIAPNVLELLHQAIGLNTIQPRSANSTFAPPICSTEAAISDWAVRHFGMDKENLRQSCTILVIEPFNSTNKRSGVLISKNNDNTIHVHRKGAADVILPMCSHYYETTGIVNVINKTTRALLEQILEGMTKNGFRCIAFAHRKTSIEEYFNFSKQQLTLLGLVGLKNPLRNGVKRVVKDCQRAGINLKLLTGDNILTATVVASRSGILEPDNQPGEIIEGEEFRNYTSEERIEKLDTIRVVAGATPFDKFLMVQSLKKKGNVVAYLGRGLGDVQALREADVGLCFGTQGGTEILKACSNIVIQKKDLSIVFDILRWGRGFYVSIQIYTQFLITATLVDLVVDFVMSIFPSDPPDFDAMAVISSGKIPYPVFQLLWVKLILGFFAAISLIIKQPSEELMSKPPRDRDEPLMNDVMQRSISAQAIYQIAVLLAIHFKGQSILKVNVNEKNTLIFTTYVLCQVSTVVNARLFEEKKIFQEMHNKKCFWGIIGFIVLLHGMLVEVLKNLAGTARLDSRQWGICFLIAAASTPISGLLKYATAMRIPFLTNVRGTNPKAKID; encoded by the exons ATGCAGGTTTTGCTAGAAACAATGTCAGGAAATTCTGATGAGTCCACAATTTCCACGGTTATGGATATCGAACCGGCTCGTTTTGCTAATTTTGACCCATCAAGCATCACTACACTGGTTAGAACAAGAAACAGGAGGTTGCTACAAGATCTTGGAGGGTTAGATGCAATAATTAGAGCCCTGGAAACAGATACAGAAAATGGTATTCGTGGCGACAGCAGAGATATTGATGCCCGAAGAAATATCTTCAGCTCCAATTCGAATCAGCTTCAGGAAAGAAATCTTGTCAAGTGCTTCTGTGTTTGTGCAGTAAAAGCAATCAAAGACCCCTTGATCATCATCGTAGTAGTTTTTACGGTCCTTTCTCTTGGTTTTGGCATAAAAAAAGATGGTCTAGAATGGATATGGCCAGAAGGGGTGATCAAACTCCTGGCTATTTTCACAGTTGTGATTGTCTCAGCTGGAACTAATTTCTGGCCTATTACTCAATGCCACGATTCCTCAGGGACCAGCAGCTATACCCCTCAGGTAGATGTTGTGAGAGCCGGTGAATGGACCAAAATCCCAATATCAAGCGTTGTGGTGGGAGATATTGTTTTCCTGAAACCTGGGGATCAAGTTCCAGGTGATGCATTGTTCATAGATGGGAGCTCATTACACCTGGAGAACTTAATCAATGTTAATGGAAGATCAGAGTGCGTGGAAGTTGGACATGAGAACAAGAATCCCTTTTTGTTCTCGGGTAGTATGGTAGTTGATGGCTATGCTAGGATTGTTGTTACGGCAGatgggaaaaacaaaagaaaccatcAACAAGTGATATGGATGGAGGGAAAGCATGCAGACGAGTTATTGAACCTTACCACTGTAGTTGGTAAGTTAGGTCAAGCAGTTGCCTTCGCaacatttttcttgtttttgtgtCGTTTCTTTGCTGGAAATGTTTACCATGATGACAAGAAGGGAAATAAGGCCTTATTAGGTGACGAAAAGGTGGAGATTTGGGATCATTTGCTTGCTTTTGTGGGAATCCTAGCAGCTCCTGCTTTGATTGCTCTGACATCAGGGCTGGAAGGTTTGGTTTTGGCTGTAAAAATCACTCTAGCATATTCCCTGAGGAAGTTGATGCATGCCAAAGTTCTAGTTAGAAAGCCTTCTCTGTGTCATTCAGTTGCTTCAGTTGACACCATCTGTTTAAATAAAACTGGAACATTGACGGCATACTTCGCAGAG GTGAAAAAGTTCTGGCTGGGTCTAAGTTCCATTGAAGAAGCACCTCACAATCTGATTGCACCAAACGTTCTTGAATTACTGCATCAAGCCATCGGTTTAAACACAATTCAGCCTCGTTCTGCAAATTCTACATTTGCACCTCCAATATGTTCAACTGAAGCGGCGATTTCTGACTGGGCTGTTCGGCATTTCGGTATGGACAAAGAAAATCTGAGGCAAAGCTGCACAATTCTTGTCATTGAACCCTTCAACTCAACCAACAAAAGGAGTGGAGTCTTGATCAGCAAAAACAATGACAACACGATTCATGTGCACAGAAAAGGGGCAGCTGATGTGATTTTGCCAATGTGTTCTCATTACTATGAGACCACTGGCATTGTGAATGTGATTAATAAAACTACAAGAGCATTATTGGAGCAAATACTCGAAGGAATGACAAAAAATGGCTTTAGATGCATTGCGTTTGCCCACCGGAAGACATCGATAGAAGAGTACTTCAACTTCTCTAAGCAACAATTAACGTTATTAGGCCTTGTTGGGCTTAAAAATCCATTAAGGAATGGGGTTAAAAGAGTTGTAAAAGATTGTCAGCGAGCCGGGATAAACTTAAAATTGCTCACAGGAGACAACATTCTGACAGCAACAGTCGTAGCTTCTCGAAGTGGCATACTTGAGCCTGATAACCAGCCTGGAGAAATAATTGAAGGAGAAGAGTTTCGAAACTACACTTCAGAAGAAAGAATCGAGAAACTGGATACTATTCGTGTTGTGGCAGGAGCTACTCCTTTTGATAAGTTCCTTATGGTTCAATCCTTGAAAAAGAAAGGCAATGTGGTTGCATATCTAGGCCGAGGATTGGGGGATGTTCAAGCATTAAGAGAAGCAGATGTTGGACTGTGTTTTGGAACTCAGGGTGGCACAGAAATCCTCAAGGCATGCTCAAATATTGTAATCCAGAAGAAAGATTTGTCCATTGTTTTTGACATTTTGAGATGGGGAAGGGGATTCTATGTTAGCATCCAAATATATACTCAATTCCTCATCACAGCAACTCTTGTTGATCTGGTGGTGGACTTTGTGATGTCCATTTTTCCTAGTGATCCCCCGGATTTTGATGCTATGGCAGTCATTTCTTCAGGTAAAATACCATATCCAGTTTTTCAACTTCTGTGGGTCAAGCTAATTCTGGGATTCTTTGCTGCTATTTCTCTGATAATTAAACAGCCCTCTGAAGAGCTCATGTCCAAGCCACCGAGGGATCGGGACGAACCATTGATGAATGATGTTATGCAAAGAAGCATAAGTGCACAGGCGATATATCAGATTGCAGTATTGCTGGCCATCCATTTTAAAGGCCAATCAATTCTGAAAGTTAATGTGAATGAGAAGAATACTCTGATCTTCACGACCTATGTTCTGTGCCAAGTTTCCACAGTGGTCAATGCCAGGCTTTTTgaagagaagaaaatttttcagGAGATGCACAACAAGAAATGCTTCTGGGGAATCATAGGCTTCATCGTTCTCCTCCATGGAATGTTGGTAGAAGTTTTGAAGAACCTTGCAGGTACTGCTCGGTTGGATTCTAGGCAATGGGGCATATGTTTCTTGATTGCCGCTGCATCTACTCCAATCAGCGGGCTGCTTAAGTATGCAACTGCCATGAGGATACCATTTCTGACCAATGTCAGAGGAACAAATCCGAAGGCCAAAATCGATTAG
- the LOC140003818 gene encoding calcium-transporting ATPase 12, plasma membrane-type-like isoform X2 yields the protein MSGNSDESTISTVMDIEPARFANFDPSSITTLVRTRNRRLLQDLGGLDAIIRALETDTENGIRGDSRDIDARRNIFSSNSNQLQERNLVKCFCVCAVKAIKDPLIIIVVVFTVLSLGFGIKKDGLEWIWPEGVIKLLAIFTVVIVSAGTNFWPITQCHDSSGTSSYTPQVDVVRAGEWTKIPISSVVVGDIVFLKPGDQVPGDALFIDGSSLHLENLINVNGRSECVEVGHENKNPFLFSGSMVVDGYARIVVTADGKNKRNHQQVIWMEGKHADELLNLTTVVGKLGQAVAFATFFLFLCRFFAGNVYHDDKKGNKALLGDEKVEIWDHLLAFVGILAAPALIALTSGLEGLVLAVKITLAYSLRKLMHAKVLVRKPSLCHSVASVDTICLNKTGTLTAYFAEVKKFWLGLSSIEEAPHNLIAPNVLELLHQAIGLNTIQPRSANSTFAPPICSTEAAISDWAVRHFGMDKENLRQSCTILVIEPFNSTNKRSGVLISKNNDNTIHVHRKGAADVILPMCSHYYETTGIVNVINKTTRALLEQILEGMTKNGFRCIAFAHRKTSIEEYFNFSKQQLTLLGLVGLKNPLRNGVKRVVKDCQRAGINLKLLTGDNILTATVVASRSGILEPDNQPGEIIEGEEFRNYTSEERIEKLDTIRVVAGATPFDKFLMVQSLKKKGNVVAYLGRGLGDVQALREADVGLCFGTQGGTEILKACSNIVIQKKDLSIVFDILRWGRGFYVSIQIYTQFLITATLVDLVVDFVMSIFPSDPPDFDAMAVISSGKIPYPVFQLLWVKLILGFFAAISLIIKQPSEELMSKPPRDRDEPLMNDVMQRSISAQAIYQIAVLLAIHFKGQSILKVNVNEKNTLIFTTYVLCQVSTVVNARLFEEKKIFQEMHNKKCFWGIIGFIVLLHGMLVEVLKNLAGTARLDSRQWGICFLIAAASTPISGLLKYATAMRIPFLTNVRGTNPKAKID from the exons ATGTCAGGAAATTCTGATGAGTCCACAATTTCCACGGTTATGGATATCGAACCGGCTCGTTTTGCTAATTTTGACCCATCAAGCATCACTACACTGGTTAGAACAAGAAACAGGAGGTTGCTACAAGATCTTGGAGGGTTAGATGCAATAATTAGAGCCCTGGAAACAGATACAGAAAATGGTATTCGTGGCGACAGCAGAGATATTGATGCCCGAAGAAATATCTTCAGCTCCAATTCGAATCAGCTTCAGGAAAGAAATCTTGTCAAGTGCTTCTGTGTTTGTGCAGTAAAAGCAATCAAAGACCCCTTGATCATCATCGTAGTAGTTTTTACGGTCCTTTCTCTTGGTTTTGGCATAAAAAAAGATGGTCTAGAATGGATATGGCCAGAAGGGGTGATCAAACTCCTGGCTATTTTCACAGTTGTGATTGTCTCAGCTGGAACTAATTTCTGGCCTATTACTCAATGCCACGATTCCTCAGGGACCAGCAGCTATACCCCTCAGGTAGATGTTGTGAGAGCCGGTGAATGGACCAAAATCCCAATATCAAGCGTTGTGGTGGGAGATATTGTTTTCCTGAAACCTGGGGATCAAGTTCCAGGTGATGCATTGTTCATAGATGGGAGCTCATTACACCTGGAGAACTTAATCAATGTTAATGGAAGATCAGAGTGCGTGGAAGTTGGACATGAGAACAAGAATCCCTTTTTGTTCTCGGGTAGTATGGTAGTTGATGGCTATGCTAGGATTGTTGTTACGGCAGatgggaaaaacaaaagaaaccatcAACAAGTGATATGGATGGAGGGAAAGCATGCAGACGAGTTATTGAACCTTACCACTGTAGTTGGTAAGTTAGGTCAAGCAGTTGCCTTCGCaacatttttcttgtttttgtgtCGTTTCTTTGCTGGAAATGTTTACCATGATGACAAGAAGGGAAATAAGGCCTTATTAGGTGACGAAAAGGTGGAGATTTGGGATCATTTGCTTGCTTTTGTGGGAATCCTAGCAGCTCCTGCTTTGATTGCTCTGACATCAGGGCTGGAAGGTTTGGTTTTGGCTGTAAAAATCACTCTAGCATATTCCCTGAGGAAGTTGATGCATGCCAAAGTTCTAGTTAGAAAGCCTTCTCTGTGTCATTCAGTTGCTTCAGTTGACACCATCTGTTTAAATAAAACTGGAACATTGACGGCATACTTCGCAGAG GTGAAAAAGTTCTGGCTGGGTCTAAGTTCCATTGAAGAAGCACCTCACAATCTGATTGCACCAAACGTTCTTGAATTACTGCATCAAGCCATCGGTTTAAACACAATTCAGCCTCGTTCTGCAAATTCTACATTTGCACCTCCAATATGTTCAACTGAAGCGGCGATTTCTGACTGGGCTGTTCGGCATTTCGGTATGGACAAAGAAAATCTGAGGCAAAGCTGCACAATTCTTGTCATTGAACCCTTCAACTCAACCAACAAAAGGAGTGGAGTCTTGATCAGCAAAAACAATGACAACACGATTCATGTGCACAGAAAAGGGGCAGCTGATGTGATTTTGCCAATGTGTTCTCATTACTATGAGACCACTGGCATTGTGAATGTGATTAATAAAACTACAAGAGCATTATTGGAGCAAATACTCGAAGGAATGACAAAAAATGGCTTTAGATGCATTGCGTTTGCCCACCGGAAGACATCGATAGAAGAGTACTTCAACTTCTCTAAGCAACAATTAACGTTATTAGGCCTTGTTGGGCTTAAAAATCCATTAAGGAATGGGGTTAAAAGAGTTGTAAAAGATTGTCAGCGAGCCGGGATAAACTTAAAATTGCTCACAGGAGACAACATTCTGACAGCAACAGTCGTAGCTTCTCGAAGTGGCATACTTGAGCCTGATAACCAGCCTGGAGAAATAATTGAAGGAGAAGAGTTTCGAAACTACACTTCAGAAGAAAGAATCGAGAAACTGGATACTATTCGTGTTGTGGCAGGAGCTACTCCTTTTGATAAGTTCCTTATGGTTCAATCCTTGAAAAAGAAAGGCAATGTGGTTGCATATCTAGGCCGAGGATTGGGGGATGTTCAAGCATTAAGAGAAGCAGATGTTGGACTGTGTTTTGGAACTCAGGGTGGCACAGAAATCCTCAAGGCATGCTCAAATATTGTAATCCAGAAGAAAGATTTGTCCATTGTTTTTGACATTTTGAGATGGGGAAGGGGATTCTATGTTAGCATCCAAATATATACTCAATTCCTCATCACAGCAACTCTTGTTGATCTGGTGGTGGACTTTGTGATGTCCATTTTTCCTAGTGATCCCCCGGATTTTGATGCTATGGCAGTCATTTCTTCAGGTAAAATACCATATCCAGTTTTTCAACTTCTGTGGGTCAAGCTAATTCTGGGATTCTTTGCTGCTATTTCTCTGATAATTAAACAGCCCTCTGAAGAGCTCATGTCCAAGCCACCGAGGGATCGGGACGAACCATTGATGAATGATGTTATGCAAAGAAGCATAAGTGCACAGGCGATATATCAGATTGCAGTATTGCTGGCCATCCATTTTAAAGGCCAATCAATTCTGAAAGTTAATGTGAATGAGAAGAATACTCTGATCTTCACGACCTATGTTCTGTGCCAAGTTTCCACAGTGGTCAATGCCAGGCTTTTTgaagagaagaaaatttttcagGAGATGCACAACAAGAAATGCTTCTGGGGAATCATAGGCTTCATCGTTCTCCTCCATGGAATGTTGGTAGAAGTTTTGAAGAACCTTGCAGGTACTGCTCGGTTGGATTCTAGGCAATGGGGCATATGTTTCTTGATTGCCGCTGCATCTACTCCAATCAGCGGGCTGCTTAAGTATGCAACTGCCATGAGGATACCATTTCTGACCAATGTCAGAGGAACAAATCCGAAGGCCAAAATCGATTAG
- the LOC140003817 gene encoding protein WVD2-like 3 isoform X2: protein MGMEVTEICMDKEPDSVVTYSSGTPTEENDVTTNPHHVMEACGLVNGDVQSNVIEEKAEVNEYDVKECTSEKSVVSTVCHIKNVEQAVLVPKCETGEPEELKSESPEVKDDSKKTKVPAKSKTKSPSGNCKTKCTIPQPFALATAKRASFGARPVGTETDNGVATKTSKISAAVHKSGTRLIQPVSPAAQRKPLQPNNKKHPGEEDSFSVASSVLASTRKSRTTNASAPVFRCTERAERRKEFYTKLEEKHQALEAKKIQWEERTKEEKEAAIKQFRKSLLFKASPMPSFYHEGPPPKAELKKQPPTRAKSPKLGRRKSCSEAVALEKRIASLNIYRDDATISSIRRKDRVNIQIPITTQISNDEHEPGQVDEPFASKFIGRMNMGICFPS, encoded by the exons ATGGGCATGGAAGTTACTGAGATCTGTATGGACAAGGAACCAGATTCTGTGGTGACATACTCAAGTGGTACTCCCACCGAGGAAAATGATGTGACCACCAACCCTCATCATGTTATGGAGGCATGTGGACTTGTCAATGGGGATGTTCAGTCCAATGTTATAGAAGAGAAAGCTGAAGTGAATGAGTATGACGTGAAGGAATGCACCAGTGAAAAGTCAGTTGTATCTACAGTCTGTCACATTAAGAATGTTGAGCAAGCTGTACTAGTCCCAAAATGTGAGACTGGGGAACCTGAGGAGCTGAAATCCGAAAGCCCTGAAGTAAAAGATGATAGTAAGAAGACAAAAGTTCCAGCGAAATCTAAGACAAAGTCTCCTTCTGGAAACTGTAAAACCAAATGCACTATTCCACAGCCATTTGCATTGGCGACTGCAAAGCGTGCTTCATTTGGAGCTCGTCCGGTTGGAACTGAAACTGACAATGGTGTTGCTACTAAAACATCAAAGATTAGCGCTGCCGTGCATAAAAGTGGTACAAGGCTGATTCAG CCAGTCTCACCTGCAGCTCAAAGAAAGCCATTGCAGCCCAATAATAAGAAGCACCCTGGTGAAGAAGACTCATTTTCTGTTGCTTCTTC CGTTTTGGCATCAACAAGAAAGTCCAGGACTACTAATGCATCAGCCCCTGTGTTCAGATGTACTGAACGGGCAGAGAGGAGGAAGGAA TTTTACACAAAATTAGAAGAGAAACATCAAGCACTTGAAGCTAAGAAGATTCAGTGGGAGGAGAGGACAAAG GAAGAGAAAGAAGCAGCTATCAAACAATTCAGAAAAAGTTTGTTATTTAAGGCAAGCCCAATGCCAAGTTTCTACCATGAGGGTCCACCTCCCAAGGCTGAACTGAAAAAG CAACCTCCAACTCGTGCAAAATCACCAAAGTTGGGTAGAAGAAAGAGCTGCAGTGAAGCAGTTGCTCTTGAAAAGAGGATAGCTAGCCTCAATATTTACAGAGATGATGCCACCATTTCTTCCATAAGAAGGAAAGATCGTGTCAATATCCAGATTCCTATCACCACTCAGATATCCAATGATGAGCATGAACCAGGACAAGTTGATGAACCATTTGCATCTAAATTTATTGGCAGGATGAATATGGGCATCTGTTTTCCATCCTAG